The following are from one region of the Mesorhizobium sp. B2-8-5 genome:
- a CDS encoding SDR family NAD(P)-dependent oxidoreductase, translating to MTLDLSGRVAVVTGASRGIGYFIARELAAAGAHVIAVARTVGGLEELDDQIKADGRGQATLVPLDLADMAGIDRLGGAIHERWGKLDILVANAGVLGVISPIGHVEAKTFEKVMTINVTSTWRLIRSVDPLLRLSDAGRAIILSSNTAHSARAFWAPYAASKAAVETMMRSWAHETETLALRVNAADPGATRTAMRAQAMPGEDPETLPHPSEIARRIVPLASPELKETGLIFQAKHNRFVAYRQPE from the coding sequence ATGACCCTCGACCTTTCCGGCCGCGTCGCGGTCGTAACCGGCGCCTCGCGCGGCATCGGCTATTTCATCGCCAGGGAACTGGCGGCAGCCGGCGCACATGTGATCGCGGTGGCGCGCACGGTCGGCGGGCTGGAAGAGCTGGACGACCAGATCAAGGCCGATGGCCGCGGCCAGGCGACGCTGGTGCCGCTCGATCTTGCCGACATGGCCGGCATCGACCGTCTGGGCGGCGCCATCCACGAGCGCTGGGGCAAGCTGGATATCCTGGTTGCCAATGCCGGCGTGCTTGGCGTGATCTCGCCGATCGGCCATGTCGAAGCCAAGACCTTCGAGAAGGTGATGACCATCAACGTCACCTCGACCTGGCGGCTGATCCGTTCGGTCGACCCGCTGCTCAGGCTCTCCGATGCCGGCCGCGCCATCATTCTCTCCTCCAACACGGCGCATTCGGCGCGCGCCTTCTGGGCGCCCTATGCGGCTTCCAAGGCGGCGGTCGAGACGATGATGCGTTCGTGGGCGCATGAGACCGAGACCCTGGCGCTGCGGGTGAACGCCGCCGATCCGGGCGCGACCCGGACCGCGATGCGTGCCCAGGCCATGCCCGGCGAGGATCCGGAGACACTGCCGCATCCGTCCGAGATCGCCAGGCGCATCGTGCCGCTGGCCAGCCCGGAACTGAAGGAAACCGGGCTGATCTTCCAGGCCAAGCACAACCGCTTCGTCGCCTACCGGCAGCCGGAATAA
- a CDS encoding OsmC family protein, whose product MDATALKAMQAPLKEAYRDDAARALITLKARGTLDDQSIACKVETGRAHAVAGLHPATGGSGLELCSGDMLLEALVACAGVTLKAVATALEFKLGNATVEAEGDLDFRGTLGVARDAPVGFREIRLKFNLDTDEPQERIDSLMKLTERYCVVFQTINNKPALAVSAGR is encoded by the coding sequence ATGGACGCGACCGCACTCAAGGCCATGCAGGCTCCGCTGAAGGAAGCCTATCGCGACGACGCCGCCAGGGCGCTGATCACGCTCAAGGCGCGCGGAACGCTCGACGACCAGTCGATTGCCTGCAAGGTGGAGACGGGCAGGGCGCACGCTGTCGCCGGGCTTCATCCGGCCACCGGCGGCTCGGGCCTCGAGCTATGCTCGGGCGACATGCTTCTGGAAGCGCTGGTCGCGTGCGCCGGCGTGACGCTGAAAGCTGTGGCGACAGCGCTGGAGTTCAAGCTCGGCAACGCCACGGTCGAGGCCGAGGGCGACCTCGATTTCCGCGGCACGCTCGGCGTCGCCCGCGACGCGCCGGTCGGTTTTCGCGAGATAAGGCTGAAGTTCAACCTCGACACCGACGAGCCGCAGGAGCGCATCGATTCGCTCATGAAGCTCACCGAGCGCTATTGCGTGGTGTTCCAGACGATCAACAACAAGCCGGCGTTGGCTGTGAGCGCAGGGCGTTGA
- the aguA gene encoding agmatine deiminase: MPRTLSTKPKQDGFRAPGEFEPKSGCWLIWPERPDTWRLGAKPAQKLFANVAAAIAQSEPVTVAASSRQWQNARTRLPEHVRVVEMSTNDSWLRDSGPNFVVNDQGSVRGVDWTFNAYGGFDGGLYAPWDLDDLAAQKVLEIERMDRYRAPLIAEGGGLQCDGQGTLITTEQCLLNRNRNAHLGKAEVERQLGDYLGVDTIIWLPRGFAFDETDGHVDDVCCFVRPGVVALSWTDNRDDPQYEIVREAEEVLRSARDARGHALEVHRLPHPMPIEMTPEESESLDRLDSTWARPAGNRIAASYINYYPGNSVVVVPEFGSGLDVKAKAKLAELFPNHRIVGIENSREILLGGGNVACITLPVYAPQRR; encoded by the coding sequence ATGCCACGTACCCTTTCGACGAAGCCGAAACAGGACGGATTTCGCGCGCCCGGCGAGTTCGAGCCCAAATCGGGGTGTTGGCTGATCTGGCCGGAGCGGCCGGACACCTGGCGCCTCGGCGCCAAGCCGGCACAGAAGCTGTTTGCCAATGTCGCCGCGGCGATCGCGCAAAGCGAGCCGGTGACGGTGGCGGCATCCAGCCGGCAGTGGCAGAACGCCAGGACCCGGTTGCCTGAGCATGTGCGCGTGGTGGAGATGTCCACCAACGATTCCTGGCTGCGCGACAGCGGCCCGAATTTCGTCGTCAACGATCAAGGCTCCGTGCGTGGCGTCGATTGGACCTTCAACGCCTATGGCGGTTTCGATGGCGGGCTCTACGCGCCATGGGACCTGGACGACCTGGCGGCGCAAAAGGTGCTCGAAATCGAGAGGATGGATCGTTATCGCGCGCCGCTGATCGCCGAGGGCGGAGGCCTGCAATGCGACGGACAGGGCACGCTCATCACGACGGAGCAATGCCTGCTCAATCGAAATCGCAACGCCCATCTCGGCAAGGCCGAGGTGGAACGGCAACTGGGCGACTATCTCGGCGTCGACACCATCATCTGGCTGCCCCGCGGCTTTGCCTTCGACGAGACGGACGGCCATGTCGACGATGTCTGCTGCTTCGTGCGCCCCGGCGTGGTCGCGTTGAGCTGGACCGACAATCGCGACGATCCGCAATATGAGATCGTGCGGGAAGCCGAGGAAGTGCTGCGCTCGGCCCGCGACGCGCGTGGCCATGCCCTCGAGGTGCATCGTCTGCCTCATCCCATGCCGATCGAGATGACGCCGGAAGAAAGCGAGAGCCTGGACCGGCTCGATTCGACCTGGGCGCGACCGGCTGGCAACCGGATCGCGGCGAGCTACATCAACTACTATCCGGGCAACAGCGTCGTGGTCGTGCCAGAGTTCGGCTCCGGCCTCGATGTGAAGGCAAAGGCGAAGCTGGCCGAGCTGTTCCCCAACCACAGAATAGTCGGCATCGAGAACTCCCGCGAGATTTTGCTGGGTGGCGGCAATGTCGCCTGCATCACCTTGCCGGTCTATGCCCCACAACGACGTTGA
- a CDS encoding polyamine ABC transporter substrate-binding protein, whose product MRILILSTLLAGLACGIASTASADEEKVVNVYNWSDYIAPDTAEKFEKETGIKVRYDVYDGNEVLETKLLTGGSGYDVVYPSAYPFLKNQVKAGAFLELDTSKLANHAKIDPQALSLIAGADPQNKHAVPYMAVTDGIGYNVVAVKQRLPDAPTNSFAMVFDVDVVKKLSDCGVAMIDAPAEVIPMALNYLHVDPRSTSPDDLAKVEELMAKVRPYIRYFHSSKYINDLANGDICVVLGWSGDILQARTRAAESTKKLEIAYSIPKEGTLINFDTMAVPKDAPHPDNAMAWINFNLRPDIAATNSSYVSYANAIPDSLPLMDKAIASDPGVFPPDDVKAKLFVVDNSDAKLLRSQNRMWTRVVTGQ is encoded by the coding sequence ATGCGCATCCTGATCCTGTCAACGCTGCTTGCCGGGCTCGCCTGCGGCATCGCCAGCACGGCTTCGGCGGACGAGGAAAAAGTCGTCAACGTCTACAACTGGTCGGACTACATCGCGCCGGACACCGCCGAGAAGTTCGAGAAGGAGACGGGCATCAAGGTTCGCTACGATGTCTATGACGGCAACGAGGTGCTCGAGACAAAGCTGCTCACCGGCGGCTCCGGATATGACGTGGTCTATCCTTCGGCCTATCCGTTCCTGAAGAACCAGGTGAAGGCGGGGGCCTTCCTGGAGCTCGACACGTCCAAGCTTGCAAACCACGCGAAGATCGATCCGCAGGCTCTTTCGCTGATCGCCGGCGCGGACCCGCAAAACAAGCATGCCGTGCCCTATATGGCCGTCACCGACGGCATCGGCTACAACGTCGTCGCGGTGAAGCAGCGGCTGCCGGACGCGCCGACAAATTCCTTCGCCATGGTCTTCGACGTCGACGTCGTCAAGAAGCTCTCCGATTGCGGCGTGGCGATGATCGACGCGCCGGCTGAAGTCATTCCAATGGCCCTGAATTATCTTCATGTCGACCCGCGGTCGACCAGTCCCGACGACCTTGCCAAGGTCGAGGAACTGATGGCCAAGGTGCGGCCCTACATCCGCTATTTCCACTCCTCGAAATACATAAACGACCTGGCGAACGGCGACATCTGCGTCGTGCTTGGCTGGTCGGGCGACATACTTCAAGCAAGGACGCGTGCCGCCGAATCCACCAAGAAGCTGGAGATCGCCTATTCCATTCCGAAGGAAGGCACGCTCATCAACTTCGATACGATGGCGGTGCCGAAGGATGCGCCGCACCCCGATAACGCCATGGCCTGGATCAACTTCAACCTGCGGCCCGATATCGCCGCGACCAACTCCAGCTATGTCTCCTATGCCAACGCGATACCGGACTCCCTGCCGCTGATGGACAAGGCGATCGCCAGCGACCCCGGTGTCTTTCCTCCCGACGACGTGAAGGCCAAGCTGTTCGTGGTCGACAACAGCGACGCGAAGCTGCTGCGGTCTCAAAATCGTATGTGGACGCGTGTGGTGACGGGGCAGTAG
- a CDS encoding helix-turn-helix transcriptional regulator — protein MLANFSLDRFASWSGGVAAAAGAATPEELSARFTAAAGVLLGSDRVYVGFYRRDITSLTIDDAGPDRWNRDYDARVYRLDPFFQRFASSRQDFLLPLSALRSGDFQRSPYYREFYGPSDSFDEITGVFNLDRLTAGYVTFLRRNGAPPFGEQDLALACAAGGATKLVLERLFHLCRLRDKGGAVEAARSLLSARESEIARHLIDGGNAKTIARSLSISPGTARNHIKQVYRKLGVHSQVELLAAVREAARN, from the coding sequence ATGCTCGCGAATTTTTCCCTCGACCGATTTGCAAGCTGGAGCGGCGGCGTCGCCGCCGCGGCCGGCGCTGCAACGCCCGAGGAATTGTCGGCTCGCTTCACCGCGGCGGCGGGCGTGTTGCTCGGCTCCGATCGCGTGTATGTCGGCTTCTATCGCCGTGACATCACCTCCCTGACGATCGACGACGCCGGCCCCGATCGCTGGAACCGCGACTACGACGCCCGCGTCTACCGGCTGGACCCCTTCTTCCAGCGGTTCGCCAGCAGCCGGCAGGATTTTCTGTTGCCGTTATCGGCTCTCCGCAGCGGCGATTTTCAGCGCTCGCCCTATTACCGCGAATTCTATGGCCCCTCCGACAGCTTCGACGAGATAACCGGCGTGTTCAATCTCGACAGGCTGACCGCTGGTTATGTCACCTTTCTGCGACGCAACGGCGCGCCGCCCTTTGGCGAGCAGGACCTGGCGCTCGCCTGCGCCGCGGGCGGCGCAACGAAGCTGGTTCTGGAAAGATTGTTTCACTTGTGCCGCCTCAGGGACAAGGGCGGGGCAGTTGAGGCCGCGCGGTCCCTGCTCAGCGCGCGCGAGAGCGAGATCGCGCGGCACCTGATCGACGGCGGCAACGCCAAGACCATCGCGCGGAGCCTTTCCATTTCGCCGGGCACGGCCCGCAACCACATCAAGCAGGTCTACCGCAAGCTCGGTGTGCACTCCCAGGTGGAGTTGCTGGCAGCCGTTCGCGAGGCCGCGCGCAACTGA
- a CDS encoding S10 family peptidase, giving the protein MRSKLRLLPFILLAFAAFSQPGFAAEAPERPAPEGGVLSLLPPPQVTEHSITLGGRKLDYQAKAGTLSLLSGKGEVTAEIFYVAYTQQSPAPAKDRPITFVFNGGPGAASAYLHLGAIGPRIVETAADGEFLRPPQKLIDNPDSWLDMSDLVFVDPVGTGYSREAPGHEPKEFWSVDADASSVGAFIRLYLAQNGRTGSPLFLAGESYGGFRAALLARTLQEDVGLSPSGVVLISPALEFMLVRPDQFDQLHWALELPSLAATRLKGDGVSGDALRDRLAEVEHYALGDYLTALNSGLEQGGKLASGRVSEITGLPLELVQRNFARIPIGLFAKEFQRATGKVLSPYDATIGTADIAPQSARDAGPDPVLDRSIPALTSAFVAYARDELNYRTDVSYRLLNGEISRSWDYGTSGQGYAGVMNDLQRARSLNPALGVVIVNGYTDLVTPYLASRYLVNQVPSLADAKPIRLDVVEGGHMMYLRPDGRRALKDAASELYQATQ; this is encoded by the coding sequence ATGAGGTCCAAGCTGAGACTCCTCCCCTTCATCCTGCTGGCGTTCGCCGCCTTCTCACAGCCGGGCTTCGCCGCCGAAGCACCCGAGCGCCCGGCGCCCGAGGGTGGTGTGCTTTCTCTCCTGCCGCCGCCCCAGGTGACCGAGCATTCGATCACGCTTGGCGGGCGCAAGCTGGATTACCAGGCCAAGGCCGGCACGCTGTCGCTCTTGTCCGGCAAGGGCGAGGTCACCGCCGAGATCTTTTATGTCGCCTACACGCAGCAGTCGCCTGCGCCGGCGAAGGACCGGCCGATCACCTTCGTCTTCAACGGCGGACCGGGCGCGGCATCGGCTTACCTGCATCTCGGCGCGATCGGGCCGCGCATCGTCGAGACCGCCGCCGACGGCGAGTTCCTGCGGCCGCCGCAAAAGCTCATCGACAATCCCGACAGTTGGCTCGACATGAGCGATCTCGTCTTCGTCGATCCGGTCGGCACCGGCTACAGCCGCGAGGCGCCGGGGCATGAGCCGAAGGAATTCTGGAGCGTCGACGCCGACGCCAGCTCGGTCGGCGCCTTCATCCGCCTCTATCTGGCGCAGAACGGCCGCACCGGATCGCCGCTGTTCCTCGCCGGCGAGAGCTATGGCGGTTTTCGCGCGGCGCTGCTCGCCCGCACACTCCAGGAGGATGTTGGGTTGAGCCCCAGCGGCGTCGTGCTGATCTCGCCGGCGCTGGAATTCATGCTGGTGCGCCCCGACCAATTCGACCAGTTGCATTGGGCGCTGGAATTGCCTTCGCTGGCGGCGACACGCCTGAAGGGCGACGGCGTCAGCGGTGATGCGTTGCGCGACAGGCTGGCCGAGGTCGAGCACTACGCGCTCGGCGATTACCTGACGGCGCTGAACAGCGGGCTGGAGCAAGGCGGCAAGCTCGCCAGCGGTCGCGTTTCGGAGATCACCGGCCTGCCGCTCGAGCTCGTCCAACGCAATTTCGCCCGCATCCCCATCGGGCTTTTCGCCAAGGAATTCCAGCGCGCCACGGGCAAGGTGCTCAGCCCTTACGACGCCACCATCGGCACCGCCGACATCGCGCCGCAAAGCGCGCGTGACGCCGGCCCCGACCCGGTGCTCGACCGCAGCATTCCAGCGCTGACATCCGCCTTCGTCGCCTATGCCCGCGACGAGCTCAACTACCGCACCGATGTCAGCTACCGGCTGCTCAACGGCGAGATCAGCCGCAGTTGGGATTACGGCACATCGGGCCAGGGTTATGCCGGCGTGATGAACGACCTGCAGCGGGCGCGTTCGCTCAACCCTGCCCTCGGCGTCGTCATCGTCAACGGCTACACCGACCTCGTCACACCCTATCTCGCCTCGCGCTACCTGGTGAACCAGGTTCCCTCGCTCGCCGACGCCAAGCCGATCCGCCTCGACGTCGTCGAGGGCGGCCACATGATGTATCTGCGGCCGGATGGGCGACGCGCGCTGAAGGACGCGGCATCGGAGCTCTATCAGGCGACGCAGTAG
- a CDS encoding DMT family transporter, protein MANIVVLESRERVLAGILFTAAAYFLFSAQDASIKLLVVGMTVWQIMFVRSITVLVACGAIGGRRLFAETIDSPIVKPMLVRSAFTLAAWLCYYNAARSLQLAELTTIYYAAPIIVTVLSVLILGETVPLLRWLAVFIGFVGVFIACDPTRLGLSLPVLLVLAAAVLWGIAVVLLRKTAMQERTMIQLVLNNFYFLLFSAVPALIWWHMPDGTQFLLLISVGALGGVAQYMLFEGMKRAPVSIVAPFEYTSLVWAFALGYAIWGDLPRTEVFMGAALIIGAGLLIVGNERFRKREQA, encoded by the coding sequence ATGGCCAATATCGTCGTCCTCGAAAGCCGCGAAAGGGTGCTGGCCGGCATCCTGTTCACGGCCGCCGCCTATTTCCTGTTTTCGGCGCAGGATGCCTCGATCAAGCTCCTGGTCGTCGGCATGACGGTCTGGCAGATCATGTTCGTCCGCTCGATCACGGTGCTCGTCGCCTGCGGCGCGATCGGCGGCAGGCGGCTGTTCGCCGAAACGATCGACTCGCCGATCGTGAAGCCGATGCTGGTGCGAAGCGCCTTCACGCTGGCCGCCTGGCTTTGCTATTACAACGCCGCGCGCTCGCTGCAGCTCGCCGAGCTCACCACCATCTATTACGCAGCACCCATCATCGTCACCGTGCTGTCGGTGCTGATCCTGGGCGAGACGGTGCCACTGCTGCGCTGGCTGGCGGTGTTCATCGGTTTCGTCGGCGTCTTCATCGCCTGCGATCCAACCCGGCTCGGCCTCTCGCTGCCGGTGCTCCTGGTGCTGGCGGCGGCCGTCCTTTGGGGGATCGCCGTGGTGCTGCTGCGCAAGACCGCCATGCAGGAGCGCACCATGATCCAGCTCGTGCTCAACAATTTCTATTTCCTGCTCTTTTCGGCCGTGCCGGCGCTGATCTGGTGGCATATGCCGGACGGAACGCAGTTCCTTTTGCTCATCAGCGTCGGCGCGCTCGGCGGCGTTGCGCAATACATGCTGTTCGAGGGCATGAAGCGCGCGCCGGTGTCGATCGTGGCGCCGTTCGAGTACACGTCGCTGGTCTGGGCCTTCGCGCTGGGCTACGCCATCTGGGGCGACCTGCCGCGCACGGAAGTGTTCATGGGCGCGGCGCTGATCATCGGCGCCGGCCTGCTCATCGTCGGCAACGAGCGTTTCCGCAAACGGGAGCAGGCCTGA
- a CDS encoding DMT family transporter, with the protein MTDTLDMPEKLAPAADVAAERTLGIILVSASAIAFALTGVLTKSIHADPLTITCWRGFFGSILISFYVLWRRRRSGRRESLKLGWRGWLLAVEGAAASIAFISAFKFTYVANVAVIYATSPFIAALLAFLLVREKFRLQTMVAAAVSLCGVAIMVGAGLGNGHLFGDGLALLMTAGSALYMIMVRAFRDSPVVWAGAVSAFLLFVLGWFVTDPLAVSTRDMALLATFGCSFALASILWTEGSRLIPSAEAGLLGSAEVPFAILFALLFLGEIPPMASIIGGAIVLCAVFAHAGRDWLKAKSARS; encoded by the coding sequence ATGACAGACACGCTCGACATGCCGGAAAAGCTTGCGCCTGCCGCCGACGTGGCCGCCGAGCGCACGCTCGGCATCATCCTGGTGTCGGCCTCGGCAATCGCCTTCGCGCTGACCGGCGTGCTGACCAAGTCAATCCATGCCGATCCGCTCACCATCACCTGCTGGCGCGGTTTTTTCGGCTCGATCCTGATCAGCTTCTACGTGCTGTGGCGCCGGCGCCGCTCGGGCAGGCGCGAAAGCCTGAAACTCGGCTGGCGCGGCTGGCTGCTGGCGGTCGAAGGGGCAGCGGCCAGCATCGCCTTCATCTCGGCCTTCAAATTCACCTATGTCGCCAATGTCGCGGTCATCTACGCGACCTCGCCCTTCATCGCGGCGCTGCTCGCCTTCCTGTTGGTGCGGGAAAAATTCCGGCTGCAGACGATGGTTGCGGCGGCGGTGTCGCTTTGCGGCGTCGCCATCATGGTGGGCGCCGGCCTCGGCAACGGGCACCTGTTCGGCGATGGGCTGGCGCTTTTGATGACCGCCGGCAGCGCGCTTTACATGATCATGGTGCGCGCTTTTCGCGATTCGCCGGTCGTCTGGGCGGGCGCTGTCTCGGCCTTCCTGCTTTTCGTGCTCGGCTGGTTCGTCACCGATCCGCTGGCCGTGTCCACCCGCGACATGGCGCTGCTCGCCACTTTCGGCTGCTCCTTCGCGCTGGCTTCGATCCTGTGGACGGAAGGGTCGCGGCTCATCCCGTCGGCGGAAGCCGGGCTGCTGGGCTCGGCCGAGGTGCCGTTCGCCATCCTTTTTGCCCTGCTGTTCCTCGGCGAAATCCCGCCGATGGCCAGCATCATCGGCGGCGCTATCGTGCTTTGCGCGGTCTTCGCGCATGCCGGCCGCGACTGGTTGAAGGCGAAATCGGCGCGCTCGTAA
- a CDS encoding LysR substrate-binding domain-containing protein, with product METLDPDLLKTFLAFVDGGSLARAASTVGRTPSAVTAQMQRLEEIVGEPLLTPQGRGRGLTPAGEDLVGHARRILAVHTDAWLALKGARAGGRIAIGTTQDFADQGLPDLLRAFAVSHPRVRIELRVGRSLELGSALQAGQLDLAITMRHAPSPDETAVISEPMLWLCSERGLATRPEAVPLALLDPYCGFREAALNALDAAGRRYRIAAGSASLAGLRSAVNAGIALTPRTRRFAHSGIVEASADLDLPPLPVADFAIRLGREAPRPARDLAQLLGGGLALS from the coding sequence ATGGAAACGCTCGATCCCGATCTTCTGAAAACCTTCCTCGCTTTCGTCGACGGTGGCTCGCTGGCCAGGGCTGCGTCCACTGTCGGGCGCACGCCGTCGGCGGTGACCGCACAGATGCAGCGGCTCGAAGAGATCGTCGGCGAGCCGCTGCTCACCCCGCAGGGCAGGGGACGCGGGCTGACCCCGGCCGGCGAGGACCTCGTCGGCCATGCGCGGCGCATCCTTGCCGTACACACCGATGCCTGGCTGGCGCTGAAGGGCGCGCGTGCCGGCGGCCGCATCGCCATCGGCACGACGCAGGATTTCGCCGATCAGGGCCTGCCGGACCTGCTCAGGGCCTTCGCCGTCAGCCATCCGCGCGTCAGGATCGAGCTGCGCGTCGGCCGCTCGCTGGAACTCGGATCGGCGCTGCAGGCGGGCCAGTTGGACCTCGCTATCACCATGCGCCATGCCCCATCGCCGGATGAAACGGCCGTGATCAGCGAGCCGATGCTGTGGCTCTGCTCGGAAAGAGGCTTGGCGACGCGGCCCGAAGCCGTGCCGCTGGCGCTGCTCGATCCCTATTGCGGCTTTCGCGAAGCCGCGCTCAATGCGCTCGACGCGGCCGGCCGCCGTTATCGCATCGCCGCCGGCAGCGCCAGCCTTGCCGGCCTGCGCAGCGCGGTCAATGCCGGCATCGCGCTGACGCCGCGCACCCGGCGTTTCGCCCATTCCGGCATCGTCGAGGCATCCGCCGATCTCGACCTCCCGCCGCTGCCGGTTGCCGATTTCGCCATCCGGCTCGGCCGCGAGGCTCCTCGCCCGGCGCGGGATTTGGCGCAGCTTCTCGGCGGCGGCCTGGCCTTGTCCTGA
- a CDS encoding tautomerase family protein, translating into MPIINISVTGKPDAKLSAALAKEATDITTRELRKDPTITAVAVNYIDPQHWFAGGKSLAEHGANTFWLDIKVVDGTNTKLELEAYLKAIFEAFGRLLGGVHEESYAFVHEVPAAAYGYGGKSQEFRFISGRLKAV; encoded by the coding sequence ATGCCGATCATCAACATCAGCGTCACCGGCAAGCCCGACGCCAAGCTGTCCGCGGCACTCGCCAAGGAGGCCACCGACATCACCACCAGGGAGCTGCGCAAGGATCCGACGATCACCGCGGTCGCGGTCAACTACATCGACCCGCAGCACTGGTTCGCCGGCGGCAAGTCGCTGGCCGAGCACGGCGCCAACACGTTCTGGCTGGACATCAAGGTCGTCGACGGCACCAACACCAAGCTCGAGCTCGAAGCCTATCTGAAGGCGATCTTCGAGGCTTTCGGCCGGCTGCTTGGCGGTGTGCATGAGGAAAGCTATGCCTTCGTGCATGAGGTGCCGGCGGCGGCCTATGGCTATGGCGGCAAGAGCCAGGAGTTCCGGTTCATCAGCGGGAGGCTGAAGGCAGTATAG
- a CDS encoding RES family NAD+ phosphorylase — MTPLPGSLGTGDVLGWRLDHKRFQASWDSGEGAFKLGGRWNSKGVRAVYASVDPSTAILEVAVHKGFRTLDTVRHVLTAFEIADPSKIHVVEIGDIPNANWLRPGIPSAGQQQFGDGLLAEHPLFLIPSAVSQHSWNLVFDPGRASGLYKPRLQEDFALDTRLHPPAR, encoded by the coding sequence GTGACGCCTTTGCCAGGTTCTCTCGGAACGGGCGATGTCCTCGGCTGGAGACTTGATCACAAACGCTTCCAGGCAAGCTGGGACAGCGGCGAGGGAGCCTTCAAACTCGGGGGAAGGTGGAACAGCAAAGGCGTCAGGGCCGTATATGCGTCCGTTGACCCTTCGACCGCCATTCTCGAGGTGGCGGTCCACAAGGGATTTCGCACGCTCGATACAGTCCGCCACGTGCTGACGGCATTCGAGATCGCCGATCCTTCGAAAATTCATGTGGTGGAAATCGGCGATATTCCAAACGCAAACTGGCTTCGGCCAGGCATTCCAAGCGCAGGGCAGCAACAGTTTGGCGACGGTCTCTTAGCGGAGCACCCCTTATTTCTGATTCCGAGCGCCGTGTCCCAGCATAGCTGGAACCTGGTGTTCGATCCCGGCCGCGCGAGCGGCCTCTACAAGCCGCGCCTGCAGGAGGATTTCGCGCTGGATACCAGGCTTCATCCTCCCGCGAGATAG
- a CDS encoding antitoxin Xre/MbcA/ParS toxin-binding domain-containing protein, with product MASFPTGFAEAPHMEPEFERLIDLFGGPKVLGSSVSSPLEAHEMILHGIPSQALESLVRQLTVIEADAFEAAFGMSERTYQRHKSDHSRTLNREQGSRTWNFARVLTKATFVFGNQEAAEKWMIEPAMGLDNRRPIDLLATAAGTILVQEFLERLDYGVYA from the coding sequence ATGGCCAGTTTCCCGACGGGGTTTGCCGAAGCACCACACATGGAGCCGGAGTTCGAACGGCTGATCGACCTGTTCGGCGGGCCGAAGGTTCTTGGATCCTCGGTATCCAGCCCGCTCGAGGCGCATGAAATGATCCTGCATGGAATTCCAAGCCAGGCTCTGGAAAGCCTCGTCAGGCAACTGACCGTCATCGAAGCAGATGCCTTCGAGGCGGCATTCGGCATGAGCGAGCGGACATATCAGCGGCACAAATCGGATCATTCCCGGACGCTCAATCGGGAGCAAGGTTCAAGGACCTGGAATTTCGCCAGGGTCCTCACCAAGGCCACGTTTGTTTTCGGAAACCAGGAAGCGGCCGAGAAATGGATGATTGAGCCCGCCATGGGGTTGGACAACAGGCGACCGATCGATCTCTTGGCCACAGCGGCGGGTACCATACTTGTGCAGGAATTTCTCGAACGGCTCGACTACGGTGTCTACGCGTGA